The Achromobacter deleyi genome has a window encoding:
- a CDS encoding ABC transporter substrate-binding protein: MDKKQDAKRPGKGKRLLGVALLTLLSAGAMAQQKTLYVGMNGGDMERAFTQHVFPDFEKANDVKIVVVPGTSTDVLAKAQAYKDKPQMHVMFLDDGIMARAISMGLCEQLNDDPVLKELYPTALMKDRMAAGIDIGMTGLGYNTKMFADKGWTPPTSWMDLADPKYKGKVVFQSASGSTFGLHGFLMFNRIEGGNDQNYEPGFKKWPSTIGPNVLEYIPNSAKLAEMIQSNEAAIFPLTPTAIARLKKRDIPVEYAQPKEGSVILMVGECVIAKNSEPELSQKLALYLLSAKAQAKALEMGGHFPSNKNVQAPADNAESLKRFQGYMANAKILDWDQINAARPAFNARWNRTVER, from the coding sequence ATGGACAAGAAACAGGACGCGAAGCGTCCGGGCAAGGGGAAGCGGCTGCTGGGCGTGGCGTTGCTGACGCTGCTGTCGGCCGGCGCCATGGCGCAGCAGAAGACGCTGTACGTCGGCATGAACGGCGGCGACATGGAGCGCGCGTTCACACAGCACGTGTTCCCGGATTTTGAAAAGGCCAATGACGTCAAGATCGTCGTGGTGCCTGGAACCTCCACCGACGTCCTGGCCAAGGCGCAGGCCTACAAGGACAAGCCGCAGATGCACGTCATGTTCCTGGACGACGGCATCATGGCGCGCGCGATTTCGATGGGCCTGTGCGAACAGCTCAACGACGATCCGGTGCTCAAGGAGCTGTACCCCACCGCGCTGATGAAGGACCGCATGGCGGCGGGCATCGACATCGGCATGACGGGCCTGGGCTACAACACCAAGATGTTCGCGGACAAGGGCTGGACGCCGCCGACCTCGTGGATGGACCTGGCGGATCCGAAGTACAAGGGCAAGGTCGTGTTCCAGTCGGCGTCCGGCAGTACCTTCGGGTTGCATGGCTTCCTGATGTTCAACCGCATCGAGGGCGGCAACGACCAGAACTATGAACCGGGCTTCAAGAAGTGGCCGTCCACCATCGGCCCCAACGTGCTGGAATACATCCCCAACTCGGCCAAGCTGGCCGAAATGATCCAGTCCAACGAAGCCGCGATCTTTCCGCTGACGCCCACCGCCATCGCCCGCCTGAAGAAGCGCGACATCCCGGTGGAATACGCGCAGCCCAAGGAAGGCTCCGTCATCCTGATGGTGGGCGAATGCGTCATCGCCAAGAACAGCGAGCCGGAACTGTCGCAGAAACTGGCGCTGTACCTGCTGTCGGCCAAGGCCCAGGCCAAGGCGCTGGAAATGGGCGGCCACTTCCCGTCCAACAAGAACGTCCAGGCGCCCGCCGACAACGCGGAATCGCTCAAACGCTTCCAAGGCTATATGGCGAACGCTAAGATCCTGGACTGGGATCAGATCAACGCGGCCCGGCCGGCATTCAACGCCCGCTGGAACCGCACGGTCGAACGTTGA
- a CDS encoding NAD(P)/FAD-dependent oxidoreductase, with product MIQKIDTEVAIIGGGIVGGSAALFLRRQGVPVVLLEAALCGAKASGVNYGGVRRQGRGLEQMPLTRRAHELWGQLPALIGTDGEYVRSGHLKLACSEADLALLEAYRQRTRGFGMNLQMLDRRALARRFGWLGRDVAGGSICPEDGHANPRLVSPAFARAAGALGADVREGARVTSARHDGSRFIVRVGDALEVRSRFLLNCAGAWAGRFAEGFGEVVPETSIHPLMMVTEPLPVFMSVSLGVQGGGIYARQVTRGNCVIGGGRGVSLDPDFARPGRANLGALMANAVKLLPVLRGAQVIRFWTGVEGSMPDHNPVLGPSAVVPGLFHAFGLSGAGFQIGPAVGEVLSELVVHGRSSIPIDAFRIERYADAAHGAVARPESVREQTLESP from the coding sequence ATGATCCAGAAGATAGACACCGAAGTCGCCATCATCGGCGGTGGCATCGTCGGCGGCAGCGCCGCGCTGTTCCTGCGCCGCCAGGGCGTGCCCGTGGTGCTGCTGGAAGCGGCGCTGTGCGGCGCCAAGGCCAGCGGCGTGAACTATGGCGGCGTGCGCCGCCAGGGGCGCGGTCTGGAACAGATGCCGTTGACGCGGCGCGCGCACGAACTCTGGGGCCAGCTGCCGGCCCTGATCGGGACCGATGGCGAGTACGTGCGCTCGGGTCACCTGAAGCTGGCCTGCTCGGAAGCAGACCTGGCCTTGCTCGAGGCCTACCGCCAGCGCACCCGGGGCTTTGGCATGAACCTGCAAATGCTGGACCGGCGGGCGCTGGCGCGGCGTTTCGGCTGGTTGGGCCGGGACGTCGCGGGCGGCTCGATCTGCCCCGAGGACGGCCACGCCAATCCGCGGCTGGTATCGCCGGCCTTTGCCCGCGCGGCGGGCGCCCTGGGCGCCGACGTGCGCGAGGGGGCCCGCGTGACCTCGGCCCGGCATGACGGGTCGCGCTTCATCGTGCGCGTGGGCGACGCGCTGGAAGTGCGTTCGCGTTTCCTGCTCAATTGCGCGGGCGCCTGGGCGGGGCGCTTTGCCGAAGGCTTCGGCGAAGTGGTGCCAGAGACTTCCATTCATCCCCTGATGATGGTGACCGAACCGCTGCCGGTGTTCATGAGCGTGAGCCTGGGCGTGCAGGGAGGCGGCATCTATGCGCGCCAGGTCACGCGCGGCAACTGCGTGATAGGCGGCGGACGCGGGGTGTCGCTGGACCCGGATTTCGCCCGCCCCGGCCGCGCCAACCTGGGCGCGCTGATGGCCAATGCCGTGAAGCTGCTGCCAGTGCTGCGCGGCGCGCAGGTCATTCGCTTCTGGACGGGCGTGGAAGGCAGCATGCCCGATCACAACCCGGTGCTGGGGCCCAGCGCCGTCGTGCCCGGACTGTTCCACGCGTTCGGTCTGTCGGGCGCCGGCTTTCAGATCGGCCCCGCCGTGGGCGAAGTGCTTTCGGAACTGGTCGTGCACGGCCGGTCTTCCATTCCTATCGATGCCTTCCGCATTGAACGATACGCGGACGCCGCTCACGGCGCCGTGGCTCGGCCTGAGAGTGTTCGTGAGCAAACGCTGGAGTCACCATGA
- a CDS encoding NAD(P)/FAD-dependent oxidoreductase, with protein sequence MSIVMPVIVGAGPAGVRAAQALVAQGLRPVILDEGLRPGGQIYRQPPPGFSRSKSVLYGFEHRKADAVHRVMDGLLPKVDYRPGCLVWNVEGKTLDVLRDGVSTSVPYTHLILATGATDRVLPFPGWLTPGVYTLGGAQVALKHQGCAIGSRVAFLGTGPLLYLVAYQYAKAGAKVTAVLDTSRLGDRMAALPGMLRAPGLLAKGLYYMAWLRAHGVPLRSGVRPVGVQGKERVTGLSYSQGGPTRIVDCDAVAYGLALRSETQLASLVGCEFEFNIRDRNWTPRRDAAGRSSVSGVYVAGDGAAIGGADAAELAGERAALALLEDTGHTQDARRARTLEVRLAANGHVRAALERAFPFPEDWAAGIADDTVICRCEEVTAGTVREAVRDTAAQEMNRLKALTRVGMGRCQGRMCGVAAAEVLAHATGLPLAEVGRLRTQPPVKPIPVRVTCLERPKKVSA encoded by the coding sequence ATGAGCATCGTGATGCCCGTTATCGTCGGCGCGGGACCCGCTGGCGTGCGCGCCGCGCAGGCGCTGGTGGCCCAGGGCTTGCGGCCCGTGATCCTGGACGAAGGGCTGCGTCCCGGTGGCCAGATCTACCGGCAGCCGCCGCCCGGATTCTCCCGGTCCAAATCCGTCCTGTACGGCTTTGAGCATCGCAAGGCCGATGCTGTGCATCGCGTCATGGACGGCTTGCTGCCGAAGGTGGATTACCGGCCGGGGTGCCTGGTATGGAACGTGGAGGGCAAGACGCTGGACGTGCTGCGCGATGGTGTCAGCACTTCCGTTCCGTATACGCATCTGATCCTGGCCACGGGCGCCACCGACCGGGTGCTGCCGTTTCCCGGTTGGCTGACGCCCGGCGTCTACACCCTGGGCGGGGCGCAAGTGGCCTTGAAGCACCAGGGATGCGCCATCGGCTCGCGCGTGGCCTTCCTGGGAACCGGCCCCCTGCTCTATCTGGTGGCGTATCAATACGCCAAGGCAGGCGCCAAGGTGACGGCGGTGCTGGATACCTCGCGTTTAGGGGACCGCATGGCGGCCTTGCCGGGCATGCTGCGCGCACCGGGCCTGCTGGCCAAGGGGTTGTATTACATGGCATGGCTGCGCGCGCACGGCGTGCCGTTGCGCAGCGGCGTGCGGCCGGTTGGCGTGCAAGGCAAGGAGCGTGTTACTGGCTTGTCGTATAGCCAGGGCGGGCCGACGCGCATCGTGGACTGCGACGCGGTGGCCTATGGCCTGGCGCTGCGCTCGGAAACTCAGCTCGCCAGCCTGGTTGGATGCGAATTCGAGTTCAACATCCGCGACCGCAATTGGACCCCGCGCCGCGACGCGGCCGGACGCAGCAGCGTGTCGGGCGTTTATGTGGCGGGAGATGGCGCGGCGATAGGCGGCGCCGACGCGGCCGAGCTGGCGGGCGAGCGCGCCGCGCTGGCCTTGCTGGAAGACACGGGGCATACGCAGGATGCACGGCGCGCCCGGACCCTGGAAGTCCGATTGGCCGCCAACGGCCACGTGCGCGCCGCGCTCGAGCGTGCGTTTCCATTCCCCGAGGACTGGGCCGCCGGCATCGCCGACGATACGGTCATCTGCCGTTGCGAGGAGGTCACCGCCGGCACCGTCCGCGAGGCTGTCCGCGACACCGCCGCGCAGGAAATGAATCGCCTGAAGGCGCTGACGCGCGTGGGCATGGGACGTTGCCAGGGCCGCATGTGCGGCGTGGCCGCGGCCGAAGTGCTGGCGCATGCCACGGGCCTTCCGCTGGCCGAAGTGGGGCGATTGCGCACCCAGCCGCCGGTCAAGCCGATCCCGGTGCGTGTGACGTGCCTGGAGCGGCCAAAAAAGGTGTCGGCATGA
- a CDS encoding (2Fe-2S)-binding protein yields the protein MAILKRLAEAGRPSLTFTFDGQACTALAGDTVLTAVLTQADRLRHSEFGGGPRAGFCMMGACQDCWVQLEDGDRVRACSTYIEPGMRLQSAALSPASAPGTLSATAWPEDDAT from the coding sequence ATGGCAATACTGAAACGCCTGGCCGAAGCCGGCCGGCCCTCCTTGACGTTCACCTTCGACGGCCAGGCCTGCACGGCCCTGGCCGGCGACACCGTGCTGACCGCCGTGCTGACGCAAGCCGACCGCCTGCGGCATTCGGAATTCGGCGGCGGTCCGCGCGCGGGCTTCTGCATGATGGGCGCATGCCAGGACTGCTGGGTGCAGCTTGAGGACGGAGACCGTGTGCGCGCTTGCTCCACCTACATCGAGCCGGGCATGCGCCTGCAAAGCGCCGCGCTGTCGCCAGCATCGGCGCCCGGCACGCTGTCGGCCACCGCCTGGCCCGAGGACGACGCAACATGA
- a CDS encoding ABC transporter permease — protein sequence MQKNGPFALAFNFLVVAFVLAPLVIVCLVAFTPDTTLTVPTTRFSLRWFYAVFEHPNFMQAFKNSLWLAFLSASIAVCLAVPAAIAITRYRFPGRDVLNGLFLSPLMIPHLVLGVALLRFFALMGMAGSFPWLVASHVVVITPYVMRLVIGALVGFDRSIEHAALSLGASRATVFFQVTLPLIIPGVSGGWLLAFINSFDELTMSVFITAPSTITLPVRMYMYATESIDPMMAAVSALVIGLTAVTMLLLDRVYGLDRVLVGQK from the coding sequence ATGCAGAAGAACGGTCCTTTCGCGCTGGCGTTCAACTTCCTGGTGGTGGCGTTCGTGCTGGCGCCGCTGGTCATCGTGTGCCTGGTGGCGTTCACGCCGGACACGACGCTCACGGTGCCCACCACCCGCTTCTCGCTGCGCTGGTTTTACGCGGTATTCGAGCACCCCAACTTCATGCAGGCCTTCAAGAACAGCCTGTGGCTGGCCTTCCTGTCGGCCAGCATCGCCGTGTGCCTGGCGGTGCCCGCGGCCATCGCCATCACGCGCTACCGCTTTCCGGGCCGCGACGTCCTTAACGGCCTGTTCCTGTCGCCATTGATGATTCCGCACCTGGTGCTGGGCGTGGCGCTGCTGCGCTTCTTCGCGCTAATGGGCATGGCGGGCAGCTTCCCGTGGCTGGTGGCCAGCCATGTGGTCGTCATCACGCCGTACGTGATGCGGCTGGTGATCGGCGCGCTGGTGGGCTTTGACCGGTCCATCGAGCATGCGGCCCTGTCGCTGGGCGCCAGCCGCGCCACGGTGTTCTTCCAGGTGACCCTGCCGCTCATCATTCCGGGCGTGTCGGGCGGCTGGCTGCTGGCTTTCATCAACAGCTTCGACGAACTGACGATGTCGGTGTTCATCACCGCGCCCTCGACGATCACGCTGCCCGTGCGCATGTACATGTATGCCACGGAATCCATCGATCCGATGATGGCCGCGGTGTCCGCGCTGGTGATCGGGCTGACGGCCGTGACCATGCTGTTGCTGGATCGGGTGTATGGGCTGGATCGCGTATTGGTGGGACAGAAATGA
- a CDS encoding ABC transporter permease, with the protein MATLTQRGGAASTPRPRNDGALAILGSIPLAIVFLALVLTPLALTFVLSFRPFDYATGIQPGHTFEHYLAVVTDSYFLEIFWRTFWIAGVTTLICVLIGAPEAYILSRMGKPWRSIFLLVVLSPLLISLVVRAFGWSMLLGPGGVIGKAAAALGLGTLLYTPTAVIIGLVHVMLPFMVIPVWTSLQKLDPAVEHAALSLNASRFQTLTRIVLPQAMPGILSGSLIVFGLSASSFAIPALLGGRRLKMVATVVYDEFLTELNWPLGAAIAIVLLVVNVIIMMAYNRVVERSYRRSLG; encoded by the coding sequence ATGGCAACCCTGACGCAACGCGGCGGCGCCGCCAGCACGCCCAGGCCGCGCAACGATGGCGCGCTTGCCATCCTGGGCTCGATCCCGCTGGCCATCGTGTTCCTCGCGCTGGTGCTGACCCCGCTGGCGCTGACCTTCGTGCTGTCATTCCGGCCGTTCGACTACGCCACGGGAATTCAGCCCGGGCACACCTTCGAACACTATCTGGCGGTGGTGACCGACAGCTACTTCCTGGAGATCTTCTGGCGCACGTTCTGGATCGCCGGCGTCACCACGCTGATCTGCGTACTGATAGGCGCACCCGAGGCCTACATCCTGTCGCGCATGGGCAAGCCATGGCGCTCGATCTTTCTGCTGGTGGTGCTGTCGCCACTGCTGATTTCGCTGGTGGTGCGGGCGTTCGGATGGAGCATGCTGCTGGGGCCGGGCGGCGTTATCGGCAAGGCCGCCGCCGCGTTGGGATTGGGGACGCTGCTGTATACGCCCACGGCGGTCATCATCGGCCTGGTCCACGTGATGCTGCCCTTCATGGTGATTCCGGTATGGACGTCCCTGCAGAAGCTGGACCCTGCCGTCGAGCATGCCGCGCTGTCGCTCAATGCCTCCCGCTTCCAGACGCTCACGCGCATCGTGCTGCCGCAGGCCATGCCGGGCATCCTGTCCGGCAGCCTCATCGTGTTCGGCCTGTCGGCCAGTTCGTTCGCCATTCCCGCGCTGCTCGGCGGGCGCCGGCTCAAGATGGTGGCGACCGTGGTGTACGACGAGTTCCTCACCGAGCTGAACTGGCCCTTGGGCGCGGCCATCGCGATCGTGCTGCTGGTGGTCAACGTGATCATCATGATGGCGTACAACCGCGTCGTTGAACGCTCGTACCGCCGCAGCCTCGGCTGA
- a CDS encoding ABC transporter ATP-binding protein has product MSFLRLDNVSKNYGDLRVVSDLNLTVEKGEFVSLLGPSGCGKTTTLQMIAGFADVTRGSITLDGRDITRAKPNTRGLGIVFQSYALFPHLTVTDNVAFGLKMRNVERAERQDRVREALALVKLDKHADRFPRELSGGQRQRVALARALVIRPPVLLLDEPLSNLDAKLREDMQFELRGIQRKIGTTTVMVTHDQAEALSISDRVVVMQDGRATQVDAPYRMYEHPQSEFISRFVGKTNLLAGRVARCGAQAEIETGALSVLVDGEGLRHGDSVQLSLRPEKLVPVPAGQGKLACVVNTRYFLGSQWMYDLDSPVGALTILTPNDGRRPHDDGEAIGLDWADGVLRVLRAPADAAAEA; this is encoded by the coding sequence ATGTCATTTCTGCGGCTGGACAACGTCTCCAAGAACTATGGCGACCTGCGCGTCGTGTCCGATCTGAACCTGACGGTTGAAAAGGGCGAGTTCGTTTCCCTGCTCGGCCCTTCGGGCTGCGGCAAGACCACTACCTTGCAAATGATTGCCGGCTTTGCCGACGTGACGCGCGGCTCGATCACGCTGGACGGGCGGGACATCACGCGCGCCAAGCCGAACACGCGCGGCCTGGGCATCGTGTTCCAGAGCTATGCGCTGTTTCCCCACCTGACCGTGACGGACAACGTGGCCTTCGGCCTGAAGATGCGCAACGTGGAGCGCGCCGAACGCCAGGACCGCGTGCGCGAGGCGCTGGCGCTGGTCAAGCTGGACAAGCATGCGGACCGGTTCCCGCGGGAACTGTCCGGCGGCCAGCGGCAACGCGTGGCGCTGGCGCGCGCCCTGGTGATCCGGCCGCCGGTGCTGCTGCTGGACGAACCGCTGTCCAACCTGGATGCCAAGTTGCGCGAGGACATGCAGTTCGAGCTGCGCGGCATCCAGCGCAAGATCGGAACCACCACCGTCATGGTTACGCATGACCAGGCCGAAGCCCTGTCCATCAGCGACCGCGTGGTCGTCATGCAGGACGGCCGCGCCACGCAGGTGGATGCGCCCTATCGCATGTACGAACACCCGCAAAGCGAGTTCATCTCGCGCTTCGTGGGCAAGACCAACCTGCTGGCGGGCCGCGTGGCGCGCTGCGGCGCGCAGGCGGAGATCGAGACCGGCGCGCTGAGCGTGCTGGTCGACGGCGAAGGCTTGCGCCATGGCGACAGCGTGCAGCTGTCGTTGCGGCCGGAAAAGCTGGTGCCGGTGCCGGCCGGGCAAGGCAAGCTGGCCTGTGTGGTCAACACGCGCTATTTCCTGGGCAGCCAGTGGATGTACGACCTGGATTCGCCGGTGGGCGCGCTGACCATCCTGACCCCCAACGACGGCCGCCGCCCGCATGACGACGGCGAGGCGATAGGCCTGGACTGGGCCGACGGCGTGCTGCGCGTATTGCGCGCGCCCGCCGACGCGGCGGCCGAGGCCTGA
- a CDS encoding IclR family transcriptional regulator: MKKSETPEDSSGQGVLQRAFAVLRVLADAKGEKLRLTDIAARTGQAQATVHRVLQGLMQEGVVEQPAQSKGYQLSVAFFSLAAAAGNHQSSLRTLYRPALLRLSGMLNDTIFLLVRSGFDAVCVDRVDGAFPVRSHTGDIGGRVPLGMGQGGLVLLAGLPEAEREEVIRFNIPRLHHLGFVDEISMRVRIKECLELRYARSQGQGVFPNIAGLAVPVHDPNGVTVAALSVAAPLERINDERLPLIVEMLRREADAVGAQINPFDPALRRPSQFLGAGNGA, from the coding sequence ATGAAGAAATCAGAAACGCCGGAAGATTCCAGCGGCCAGGGGGTGCTGCAGCGCGCGTTCGCCGTACTGCGCGTGCTGGCCGACGCCAAAGGGGAAAAGCTGCGCCTGACCGATATCGCCGCCCGCACCGGCCAGGCGCAAGCCACCGTGCACCGGGTGCTGCAGGGCCTGATGCAGGAAGGCGTGGTGGAGCAGCCGGCGCAAAGCAAGGGCTACCAGCTGAGCGTGGCCTTCTTTTCCCTGGCCGCCGCCGCCGGCAACCATCAGTCCAGCCTGCGGACCCTGTACCGGCCGGCCCTGCTGCGCCTGTCCGGCATGCTCAACGACACCATCTTCCTGCTGGTGCGCAGCGGCTTTGACGCCGTTTGCGTAGACCGGGTGGATGGCGCCTTCCCGGTGCGCTCGCATACGGGCGATATCGGCGGCCGCGTGCCGCTGGGCATGGGCCAGGGCGGGCTGGTGTTATTGGCCGGCCTGCCGGAGGCCGAGCGCGAAGAAGTCATCCGTTTCAACATTCCGCGGCTGCACCACCTGGGATTCGTGGACGAGATCTCGATGCGGGTGCGCATCAAGGAATGCCTGGAGCTGCGCTACGCGCGCAGCCAGGGGCAGGGCGTGTTTCCCAACATCGCGGGGCTGGCTGTACCGGTGCATGACCCGAACGGCGTCACCGTCGCGGCATTGAGCGTGGCCGCCCCACTCGAACGCATCAACGATGAACGCCTGCCCCTGATCGTGGAAATGCTGCGCCGCGAGGCCGATGCCGTCGGCGCGCAGATCAACCCCTTCGACCCGGCGCTGCGCCGCCCCAGCCAGTTCCTGGGCGCCGGCAACGGCGCTTGA
- a CDS encoding alpha-hydroxy acid oxidase produces the protein MTANLSTITCIEDLRVVAQKRVPRMFYDYADSGAWTEGTYRANESDFHKIKLRQRVAVNMEGRSLRTTMVGQDVVMPLAISPTGLTGMQHADGEILAARAAADFGVPFTLSTMSICSLEDVAQATKKPFWFQLYVMRDREFVANLIDRAKAAGCSALVLTLDLQILGQRHKDIKNGLSTPPKPTLRNLINLATKPRWCMGMLGTKRRTFGNIVGHAKGVSDLSSLSSWTAEQFDPRLSWDDVEWIKQRWGGKLIIKGILDVEDAQLAANSGADALIVSNHGGRQLDGAMSSIQALPAIADAVGSKIEVWMDGGIRSGQDILKAVALGARGTMIGRAFLYGLGAYGQAGVTRTLEILYKEMDTTMALCGRRSIEPGDRSILLPGTYPN, from the coding sequence ATGACCGCTAACCTTTCTACGATCACCTGCATCGAAGATTTGCGCGTTGTCGCGCAGAAGCGCGTGCCGCGCATGTTCTATGACTACGCCGATTCCGGCGCCTGGACCGAAGGCACCTATCGCGCCAATGAGAGCGACTTCCACAAGATCAAGCTGCGCCAGCGCGTGGCGGTGAACATGGAAGGCCGGTCGCTGCGCACCACCATGGTGGGCCAGGACGTGGTCATGCCGCTGGCGATCTCGCCCACGGGCCTGACCGGCATGCAGCATGCCGACGGCGAGATACTGGCGGCCCGCGCCGCGGCGGATTTCGGCGTGCCTTTCACCCTGTCCACCATGAGCATCTGCTCGCTGGAGGACGTGGCGCAAGCGACCAAGAAGCCCTTCTGGTTCCAGCTCTACGTGATGCGCGACCGTGAATTCGTGGCCAACCTGATCGACCGCGCCAAGGCCGCCGGCTGCTCGGCGCTGGTCCTGACGCTGGACCTGCAGATCCTGGGCCAGCGCCACAAGGACATCAAGAACGGCTTGTCGACCCCGCCCAAGCCCACCCTGCGCAACCTGATCAACCTGGCGACCAAGCCGCGCTGGTGCATGGGCATGCTGGGCACCAAGCGCCGCACGTTCGGCAACATCGTGGGCCACGCCAAGGGCGTGAGCGACCTGTCCTCGCTGTCGTCGTGGACGGCCGAGCAATTCGATCCCCGCCTGAGCTGGGATGACGTGGAATGGATCAAGCAGCGCTGGGGCGGCAAGCTCATCATCAAGGGCATCCTCGATGTGGAAGACGCGCAACTGGCCGCCAACAGCGGAGCCGACGCGCTCATCGTCAGCAACCACGGCGGACGCCAGCTGGACGGCGCCATGTCCTCGATCCAGGCCTTGCCGGCCATCGCGGACGCCGTCGGCTCGAAGATCGAAGTGTGGATGGACGGCGGCATCCGTTCCGGCCAGGACATCCTGAAGGCCGTGGCGCTGGGCGCCCGCGGCACCATGATCGGCCGCGCATTCCTGTACGGCCTGGGCGCGTATGGGCAGGCCGGCGTGACCCGCACGCTGGAGATCCTGTACAAGGAAATGGACACGACGATGGCGCTGTGCGGCCGCCGCTCGATCGAACCCGGCGACCGCAGCATCCTGCTGCCGGGCACGTATCCGAACTAA
- a CDS encoding phytanoyl-CoA dioxygenase family protein → MEETSLLSEAETARYREQGYLALKEMCPQDEVGYIRRTLLDLFANKTGYNEGAQYDFISRDDPSKPAKFPSLHDPRHYAPGLLKTQYHERTLELARQLLGPQAALYGEHALLKPGPHGPETPWHQDEAFRSPDFIYNELSIWLALQPATTENGCMQFIPGSNKWDVLEHRSPGGDKTLHPLECCGDFARDQAVPEPLDPGGITVHDARTLHFTGPNTSPSPRLAYILIYNTPPIYKPGRREFPWLEGRWTDSQTRKKQWHKRGGLAVDVMRRLPGARLTSPRWVAWATIRAVSKVWPR, encoded by the coding sequence ATGGAAGAGACCAGTTTGTTGTCGGAAGCCGAGACAGCTCGCTACAGGGAGCAGGGTTACCTGGCCCTGAAGGAAATGTGCCCTCAGGATGAAGTGGGGTACATCCGCCGGACGCTGCTCGACCTGTTCGCGAACAAGACCGGATACAACGAAGGCGCGCAGTATGACTTCATCAGCCGCGACGATCCGTCCAAGCCCGCCAAGTTTCCCAGTTTGCACGATCCGCGTCATTATGCCCCGGGCCTCCTGAAGACTCAGTACCACGAGCGCACGCTGGAGCTGGCCCGGCAATTGCTCGGGCCGCAAGCCGCGCTCTATGGCGAGCATGCCCTGCTCAAGCCGGGCCCGCACGGTCCGGAAACGCCCTGGCACCAGGACGAGGCATTCCGGTCGCCCGATTTCATCTACAACGAGCTCAGCATCTGGCTGGCGCTGCAGCCGGCCACGACGGAGAATGGTTGCATGCAATTCATCCCGGGTTCGAACAAATGGGATGTGCTGGAGCACCGTTCGCCGGGCGGGGACAAGACCCTGCATCCGCTCGAATGCTGCGGCGACTTCGCGCGCGACCAGGCGGTGCCGGAGCCGTTGGATCCGGGCGGCATCACCGTCCATGACGCCCGCACGCTGCACTTCACCGGCCCCAACACGTCGCCGTCGCCGCGCCTGGCGTACATCCTGATCTACAACACGCCGCCGATCTACAAGCCCGGACGCCGGGAATTCCCGTGGCTGGAAGGGCGCTGGACCGACAGCCAGACGCGCAAGAAGCAATGGCACAAGCGCGGCGGGCTGGCCGTGGACGTCATGCGTCGCCTGCCGGGCGCGAGGCTGACCAGTCCGCGCTGGGTGGCGTGGGCAACCATCCGCGCGGTCAGCAAAGTGTGGCCGCGATAG
- a CDS encoding acylphosphatase: MQDPTKSDSHIETVHVTVSGTVQGVGYRHATVRRAHLLGAKGWVQNMLDGTVEALVQGTPDQVDHMLEWLRRGPPGAYVEEITTRREYTDKRYIRFEQL, translated from the coding sequence ATGCAAGACCCTACTAAATCCGACAGCCATATCGAGACCGTGCACGTCACCGTCAGCGGCACCGTGCAAGGCGTGGGCTATCGTCACGCCACGGTCCGGCGCGCGCACCTGCTGGGCGCCAAGGGCTGGGTGCAGAACATGCTCGACGGAACGGTGGAAGCCCTGGTGCAGGGCACGCCCGACCAGGTGGATCACATGCTGGAATGGTTGCGGCGCGGCCCCCCGGGCGCGTACGTGGAGGAGATCACCACGCGCCGGGAGTACACCGATAAGCGTTACATCCGCTTCGAACAACTGTAG